A part of Candidatus Binatia bacterium genomic DNA contains:
- a CDS encoding 2-dehydropantoate 2-reductase, whose protein sequence is MTRVAVVGAGAIGGFLAAALTKAGVPTVVVARGEHAAAIASGGLHVESDLGTFSVAADLRDASHIGDADYLLLAFKAHQWPEILPALAPYAGSATVVVTMQNGVPFWYEREPPLSSVDPGGEIGRLFADAQVVGCVVHVSGTVVAPGRVRQSGGLRYAFGNPGGGCDGRAAELVQLLQRASLAAEADPDIRRTVWLKLVNNVGLNAVSVLRKATIAAMLSDPQARAHVRRLMDEALRVGQAMGVVGEVDVDARIAYAARLDDVKTSMLQDFERGRALEADPILGAVCELGARYGVATPEVRAAYAALQRAEASG, encoded by the coding sequence ATGACGCGCGTCGCCGTCGTCGGCGCCGGCGCGATCGGCGGCTTCCTCGCAGCCGCGCTCACGAAGGCCGGCGTGCCCACGGTGGTCGTCGCGCGCGGCGAGCACGCAGCGGCGATTGCGAGCGGCGGACTGCACGTCGAGAGCGATCTCGGAACGTTCTCCGTTGCCGCCGACCTCCGCGACGCATCCCATATTGGCGACGCGGATTATCTCTTGCTCGCATTCAAGGCGCACCAATGGCCCGAGATCTTGCCGGCGCTCGCGCCGTATGCCGGCTCGGCGACCGTTGTGGTCACGATGCAGAACGGCGTTCCGTTTTGGTACGAACGCGAGCCGCCTCTGTCCAGCGTCGATCCCGGCGGCGAGATCGGACGGCTCTTTGCCGACGCGCAGGTCGTCGGCTGCGTCGTGCACGTCTCGGGAACGGTCGTCGCACCCGGACGCGTGCGTCAGAGCGGCGGCTTGCGCTACGCGTTCGGCAATCCCGGCGGCGGCTGCGACGGGCGCGCCGCGGAGCTCGTGCAGCTGTTGCAACGCGCCTCGCTTGCGGCGGAAGCGGACCCGGACATCCGGCGCACGGTCTGGCTCAAGCTCGTTAACAACGTCGGCCTCAACGCCGTCAGCGTGCTGCGCAAGGCGACGATCGCCGCGATGCTCTCCGACCCCCAGGCGCGCGCGCACGTGCGGCGCCTCATGGATGAAGCGCTTCGAGTCGGGCAGGCGATGGGCGTCGTCGGCGAGGTTGACGTGGATGCGCGCATCGCGTACGCCGCGCGGCTCGACGACGTGAAGACCTCGATGCTGCAAGACTTCGAGCGCGGGCGCGCGCTCGAAGCGGATCCAATTCTCGGCGCGGTCTGCGAACTAGGCGCGCGCTACGGCGTCGCTACGCCCGAAGTTCGCGCCGCGTACGCCGCCTTGCAACGCGCCGAGGCGTCCGGATGA
- a CDS encoding dienelactone hydrolase family protein, translating into MGSSVEYRRPDGKTAPGYLASSPKPGSPGVVMIEEWWGLDERIKETADRLASHGFSVLVPDLYRGRSAATGDEANHLMEGLDFADAATQDVAGAMNYLREHGSARVGVTGFCMGGALAMLALMNGVPFDAASIWYGYPPAGAGDPASIKIPMQGHWAIDDEFFTIAGVDAIESALRAAGREVEFHRYDAKHGFYNKGEVGKGGLGHHHPEHAETAWHRTVEFFDRTLR; encoded by the coding sequence ATGGGTTCGTCCGTCGAGTACCGGCGGCCCGACGGGAAGACCGCGCCCGGTTATCTGGCGAGCTCGCCGAAGCCGGGTTCGCCGGGTGTCGTGATGATCGAGGAGTGGTGGGGCCTCGACGAGCGCATCAAGGAGACCGCGGATCGGCTCGCGTCGCACGGCTTTTCGGTTCTCGTCCCGGATCTCTATCGCGGGCGCAGCGCGGCAACGGGTGACGAGGCCAACCACCTCATGGAAGGCCTCGACTTCGCCGACGCCGCGACGCAAGACGTCGCCGGCGCAATGAATTATCTGCGCGAGCACGGGAGCGCGCGCGTCGGGGTCACCGGCTTCTGCATGGGTGGCGCGCTCGCGATGCTCGCGCTCATGAACGGCGTTCCGTTCGATGCGGCGAGCATTTGGTACGGCTATCCGCCCGCCGGGGCGGGGGATCCGGCCTCGATCAAGATTCCGATGCAGGGGCACTGGGCGATCGACGACGAGTTCTTCACGATCGCCGGCGTCGACGCGATCGAAAGCGCGTTACGCGCTGCTGGTCGGGAGGTCGAGTTTCATCGCTACGACGCGAAGCACGGCTTCTATAATAAAGGCGAAGTCGGCAAGGGTGGACTCGGGCATCACCATCCCGAGCACGCCGAGACCGCCTGGCACAGAACGGTGGAGTTTTTCGATCGCACGCTGCGGTAG
- the recG gene encoding ATP-dependent DNA helicase RecG — protein sequence MRTRRALRRRYARSSRRVRRLATRRGVRMIGDLAGVGAKTAPLFEALGIGDPQALLEYLPFRYDDLRFPTPAARLGESGGEENAVGRVVAIKERRVRGLEIVEVTLCDDAGDTFLAKWIGRNRYVFGRFREGMRLFVRGRVERSFSGASVNVAHYAQLGDGEVYRGELVPIYRASKELASRKIATVVKKNLDRLLEYVPDDPLPPSLAAQRGYPPLDAAYRAVHAPRSPEEAESARERFVFSEFFALAAAAQLRRSARESDHDATALRVPPDLLERFEAALDFEPTGAQRRAILEIWNDMSRDVPMNRLLQGDVGSGKTLVAAAAVVLAANNGMQAALMAPTELLAWQHAGKLAPLLLPFGIGVEAVFGSQSASSRNAAIARLAGGEAALAVGTHALLTQGVDFDRLGLTIIDEQHRFGVEQRAKLRAKGASPHTLHMTATPIPRTLAQSVYADLDLSVIDELPPGRTPIETFAVRAGRLDRVYQFVRKIVAAGQQAYIVAPAIEEGEGTATSVVVEAERLTSEVFPDLRVGLLHGRLAPREKEQIMSRFVRGELDVLVSTTVIEVGVDVANATVMVVLDAHRYGLAQLHQLRGRVGRGAAKSYCILVYPDDAGEAERLEVLTRTTDGFEIADEDLRLRGPGHLAGTAQSGAADLRFGDLFRDVEIYRAAKLAAVDVLASDPQLERPEHAGLRATLAAQPSTRALLLSS from the coding sequence CTGCGAACTAGGCGCGCGCTACGGCGTCGCTACGCCCGAAGTTCGCGCCGCGTACGCCGCCTTGCAACGCGCCGAGGCGTCCGGATGATCGGCGACCTCGCCGGCGTCGGCGCGAAGACCGCGCCGCTCTTCGAAGCGCTCGGCATCGGCGATCCGCAGGCGCTCCTCGAATATCTGCCTTTCCGCTACGACGACCTCCGCTTTCCGACGCCCGCGGCGCGTCTCGGCGAGAGCGGCGGAGAGGAGAACGCGGTCGGTCGCGTCGTCGCGATCAAAGAGCGTCGCGTGCGCGGCCTGGAGATCGTCGAGGTGACGCTCTGCGACGACGCCGGCGATACGTTCCTTGCAAAGTGGATCGGGCGAAACCGTTATGTCTTCGGGCGTTTCCGCGAGGGGATGCGGCTCTTCGTGCGCGGGCGCGTCGAGCGAAGCTTCTCGGGAGCTTCCGTCAACGTCGCGCACTACGCGCAACTTGGCGATGGCGAGGTCTATCGCGGAGAGCTCGTGCCGATCTATCGCGCGAGCAAGGAACTTGCAAGCCGCAAGATCGCGACGGTGGTGAAGAAGAACCTCGATCGCTTGCTCGAGTACGTACCGGACGACCCGCTGCCGCCGTCGCTCGCGGCGCAGCGCGGCTATCCGCCGCTCGACGCGGCCTACCGCGCGGTGCACGCGCCGCGTTCGCCGGAAGAGGCCGAAAGCGCGCGCGAGCGCTTCGTATTCTCGGAGTTCTTCGCGCTCGCGGCGGCGGCGCAGTTGCGTCGCAGCGCGCGCGAGAGCGATCACGACGCAACCGCGCTGCGCGTGCCTCCCGATCTGCTCGAGCGCTTCGAGGCCGCGCTCGATTTCGAGCCAACCGGAGCGCAGCGGCGCGCGATTCTCGAGATTTGGAACGACATGAGCCGCGACGTGCCGATGAACCGGCTCTTGCAGGGCGACGTCGGCAGCGGAAAGACGCTCGTCGCCGCCGCGGCCGTCGTGCTCGCCGCAAACAACGGCATGCAGGCGGCGCTCATGGCGCCGACCGAGCTGCTCGCCTGGCAGCACGCCGGAAAACTCGCGCCGCTCTTGCTGCCGTTCGGAATCGGAGTCGAAGCGGTCTTCGGAAGTCAGAGTGCGAGCTCGCGCAACGCGGCCATCGCGCGGCTCGCCGGGGGCGAGGCGGCGCTCGCGGTCGGTACCCACGCGCTCTTGACACAGGGCGTTGATTTCGATCGGCTCGGGCTCACGATCATCGACGAGCAGCATCGTTTCGGCGTCGAGCAGCGCGCGAAGCTGCGCGCGAAGGGCGCGTCGCCGCATACGCTGCACATGACCGCCACGCCGATTCCGCGCACGCTCGCGCAATCGGTTTACGCCGACCTCGATCTCTCGGTCATCGACGAGCTTCCGCCCGGGCGCACGCCGATCGAGACCTTTGCCGTGCGCGCCGGCCGGTTGGACCGCGTCTACCAATTCGTGCGCAAGATCGTTGCCGCCGGACAACAGGCGTACATCGTCGCGCCGGCGATCGAGGAGGGCGAGGGAACCGCAACGAGCGTCGTCGTCGAAGCCGAACGCCTGACGAGCGAGGTCTTTCCCGATCTTCGCGTCGGATTGCTCCACGGCCGCCTGGCGCCGCGCGAGAAGGAGCAGATCATGTCGCGGTTCGTGCGCGGCGAACTCGACGTGCTCGTGTCGACGACGGTGATCGAAGTCGGCGTCGACGTCGCTAACGCCACGGTGATGGTCGTCCTCGACGCGCACCGCTACGGTCTCGCGCAGCTGCACCAGCTTCGCGGCCGCGTCGGCCGCGGCGCGGCGAAGTCGTACTGCATCCTCGTCTATCCCGACGACGCCGGCGAGGCCGAGCGCCTCGAAGTGCTGACGCGGACGACCGACGGCTTCGAGATCGCCGATGAAGATCTGCGGCTCCGTGGCCCGGGCCATCTCGCGGGTACGGCGCAATCCGGCGCGGCCGACTTGCGCTTCGGCGATCTCTTTCGCGACGTCGAGATCTATCGGGCCGCAAAACTCGCCGCCGTCGACGTGCTCGCCTCCGACCCGCAGCTCGAGCGGCCGGAGCACGCGGGGCTGCGCGCGACGCTCGCGGCGCAGCCGAGCACGCGGGCGCTGCTCCTCTCGTCGTGA
- a CDS encoding DUF5069 domain-containing protein, protein MPTDFRDGKTFPRRGREAIGEALWLLRASDKGRASAAGTIYDYVYPCPMDRGMLERWGVTPAEFDDALRANPTDESLYAWFQERVRPEDVRKANAWLLKDRVENLDRQDSEERPVAGSV, encoded by the coding sequence ATGCCGACTGATTTTCGTGATGGTAAGACTTTTCCACGCCGCGGCCGCGAGGCGATCGGCGAAGCGCTCTGGCTGCTGCGGGCCTCCGATAAGGGTCGCGCGTCGGCCGCCGGTACGATCTACGACTACGTCTATCCCTGTCCGATGGACCGGGGCATGCTGGAACGCTGGGGCGTGACGCCGGCCGAGTTCGACGACGCGCTGCGCGCGAACCCAACCGACGAGTCGCTCTACGCTTGGTTCCAAGAGCGCGTACGCCCCGAGGACGTGCGTAAAGCAAACGCGTGGCTCTTGAAGGACCGCGTCGAGAATCTCGATCGCCAGGATTCCGAGGAGCGCCCGGTCGCGGGGAGCGTCTGA
- a CDS encoding pitrilysin family protein, translating into MSKHGFAAALAATLLFGLQPAVARAAPDVARATLANGLRVIVVRDPLAPVATAMLDYQVGSDEQWIPGLAHATEHMMFRGSSTLSSAQLMDSIGVTGGDFNADTQSTVTRYFFTVPSDYLDIALRAERSRATGLLLSQKLWEQERGAITQEVQQDNSNAFYRLFVKMLGRLLGGTPYAKNGLGTVEGFAKQVNAAELRKFYGRWYKPNNAIYIITGDVDPQATIAKVREIFGDVPAGTLPPREPVRLRPLRGAIYHDTSDQSFTGVLIGYRFPGYASRDYAAGQILGDVLSSPRSAFGSLPYTGKALGTEFQTQTFPKVGIAIAFGAVPVTTPPQTIDREMRAIVDGYKQSGVPPDLVEASKLREIAGLEFGANSIEGLADEWSDAVAVEGRTSPDAAIAEFNRVTVADVNRVLRTYLDNTRAVVAYAVPKNAGSVGASAGLAKENNEVPPTTHEPLPAWAQHVLDHLRVPEQTLAPADMRLSNGIRLIVQPEQISHTVVVDGEILNNPAVQEAPGKEGVASVTAALLPYGTTTLDRVAFQAELDKIAASTDAGTDFGLDVLSSQFERGVQLLADEELHPALRAADFAIVRGQTSGELAGAMSTPEHLAQVALDKALYPAGDPEQRFATPASVSALTLDDVKNWYASAYRPDLTTIVVIGDTTPQAAQAIFEKYFGGWIAQGPTPNVEPPPVPQNAPAQLDVPATGRVQSSVKLVETLALVRSDPAWAPLQLANAVLTGGFYSSLLYHDLREVHGYAYDVDSSVSAGRVRGTFSIDYGCDPKNVLPAQAQVRAVLAQIQREPIAADRLLRSKAQLMGEVPIRESSYDGVTGQLLDYSELGLPLNQNVLDAQAELSATAAGVQDALARYIRPDAFVRVVTGPAPK; encoded by the coding sequence ATGTCCAAACACGGCTTCGCGGCCGCGCTCGCCGCCACGCTCCTCTTCGGCCTCCAGCCCGCCGTCGCGCGCGCCGCGCCGGACGTCGCTCGCGCGACGCTGGCAAACGGCCTGCGCGTGATCGTCGTGCGCGACCCGCTCGCGCCGGTCGCTACGGCGATGCTCGACTATCAGGTCGGCTCCGACGAGCAGTGGATCCCCGGGTTGGCACACGCGACCGAGCACATGATGTTTCGCGGAAGCTCGACGCTCTCGTCGGCGCAGCTGATGGATTCGATCGGCGTTACCGGCGGCGATTTCAACGCCGATACGCAGAGCACGGTAACCCGGTATTTCTTCACCGTGCCGTCGGACTATCTCGACATCGCTCTTCGCGCGGAACGGTCGCGCGCGACCGGTCTGCTGCTCTCGCAGAAGCTCTGGGAGCAAGAGCGCGGCGCGATCACGCAAGAGGTGCAGCAGGACAACAGCAACGCGTTCTACCGCTTATTCGTCAAGATGCTCGGCCGTCTGCTCGGCGGCACTCCGTACGCGAAGAACGGCCTCGGAACGGTCGAAGGCTTTGCCAAGCAAGTCAACGCCGCCGAGCTTCGCAAGTTTTACGGTCGGTGGTACAAACCGAATAACGCGATCTACATCATCACCGGGGACGTCGATCCGCAGGCGACGATCGCGAAGGTACGCGAGATCTTCGGCGACGTTCCGGCCGGAACGCTGCCGCCGCGCGAACCGGTGCGGCTGCGGCCGCTGCGGGGCGCGATCTATCACGACACATCCGACCAGTCGTTCACCGGTGTCCTGATCGGTTATCGCTTCCCAGGGTATGCCAGCCGGGATTACGCCGCAGGGCAGATCCTCGGCGACGTGCTCTCGAGCCCGCGCAGCGCGTTCGGGAGCCTGCCGTATACCGGAAAGGCGCTGGGCACCGAGTTCCAGACGCAGACGTTCCCGAAGGTCGGCATCGCGATCGCCTTCGGCGCCGTGCCGGTGACGACGCCGCCGCAGACGATCGATCGCGAGATGCGCGCGATCGTCGACGGCTACAAGCAGAGCGGCGTGCCGCCCGATCTCGTCGAGGCTTCGAAGCTCCGCGAGATCGCGGGGCTCGAGTTCGGCGCGAATTCGATCGAAGGGCTCGCCGACGAGTGGAGCGATGCGGTCGCAGTCGAGGGCCGGACGTCGCCCGACGCCGCGATTGCGGAGTTTAACCGCGTGACCGTCGCCGACGTCAATCGCGTCTTGCGAACGTATCTCGACAACACGCGCGCGGTCGTCGCGTACGCGGTGCCGAAGAACGCGGGATCGGTCGGCGCGTCGGCCGGTTTGGCGAAAGAGAACAACGAGGTTCCTCCGACGACGCACGAGCCGCTTCCGGCGTGGGCCCAGCACGTGCTCGATCATCTGCGGGTGCCGGAGCAGACGCTGGCGCCGGCCGACATGCGGCTCTCCAACGGAATTCGGCTGATCGTGCAGCCGGAGCAGATCTCGCACACGGTCGTGGTCGACGGCGAGATTCTCAATAATCCGGCGGTGCAAGAGGCTCCGGGCAAAGAGGGCGTCGCTTCGGTGACCGCCGCCCTGCTGCCCTACGGAACGACGACGCTCGACCGGGTCGCGTTTCAGGCGGAGCTCGACAAGATCGCGGCGAGCACCGATGCCGGCACGGATTTCGGGCTCGACGTACTCTCCTCGCAGTTCGAGCGCGGGGTCCAGCTGCTCGCCGACGAGGAGCTCCATCCGGCGCTGCGCGCTGCCGACTTTGCGATCGTGCGCGGGCAGACTTCCGGCGAGCTCGCCGGGGCGATGAGCACCCCCGAGCATCTCGCGCAGGTCGCGCTCGACAAAGCGCTCTATCCCGCGGGCGATCCGGAGCAGCGCTTCGCGACGCCCGCGAGCGTGAGCGCCCTCACGCTCGACGATGTGAAGAATTGGTACGCGAGTGCGTACCGTCCCGATCTCACGACGATCGTCGTAATCGGCGACACCACGCCGCAAGCGGCGCAGGCAATCTTCGAAAAGTATTTTGGAGGTTGGATCGCGCAGGGGCCGACGCCGAACGTCGAACCTCCGCCCGTCCCGCAGAACGCGCCGGCGCAACTCGACGTGCCGGCGACCGGGCGCGTCCAGTCCTCGGTGAAGCTCGTCGAGACGCTCGCGCTCGTCCGCTCGGATCCGGCGTGGGCGCCGTTGCAACTCGCGAATGCGGTCCTCACCGGCGGTTTCTACTCGTCGCTGCTCTATCACGACCTGCGCGAAGTGCACGGCTACGCCTACGACGTAGACAGCAGCGTTTCTGCCGGGCGAGTGCGTGGCACGTTCAGCATAGATTATGGCTGCGATCCGAAAAACGTGCTGCCCGCGCAGGCGCAGGTACGCGCGGTGCTCGCGCAGATACAGCGCGAACCGATCGCCGCGGATCGCCTTTTGCGATCGAAGGCGCAGTTGATGGGCGAGGTGCCGATTCGCGAATCGAGTTACGACGGCGTGACGGGACAGCTGCTCGATTACTCCGAGCTGGGGCTTCCGCTCAACCAGAACGTGCTCGACGCGCAAGCGGAACTCTCGGCGACCGCCGCCGGCGTCCAAGACGCGCTGGCGCGCTACATCCGCCCGGATGCGTTCGTGCGCGTCGTCACCGGCCCGGCCCCGAAGTAG